One region of Mucilaginibacter sp. 14171R-50 genomic DNA includes:
- a CDS encoding tetratricopeptide repeat protein encodes MKLKYRLSLIIALFISTIAYGQNKTDATTLVKQGIALHNEGKYTEAIQKYQEAIKIDPDNRQGLYQLAYTLFTSGKGKEAVPYLEKVIRLDPDSPGAYDMLGSIYDDDNQTEKALDYYMKGIKVAPNYQRLYYNLAIMQYRQGKYPEAEASIINAIKLDPRHASSQRVYALVAKQQNKLGNSLLSWCSFLLIEPQTKRSAEAMAYIKAIINYAIKRNTDKNITVTLNQNNTNPVGLMMPLAVINATAGKTNLSPVDSLTLQLSSLFQVAPSIISDKDQPFASKFLAGYFEALGKSGNMPAFVRFLSISAYPDENKKWITEHDKEFTALSNWATSTKREF; translated from the coding sequence ATGAAACTTAAATACCGCCTATCACTAATTATAGCCCTTTTTATTTCGACTATTGCTTACGGGCAAAATAAAACAGATGCCACAACCTTGGTAAAACAAGGTATTGCTTTACATAACGAAGGAAAGTATACCGAAGCCATCCAAAAATATCAGGAAGCGATTAAGATCGATCCCGATAACAGGCAGGGTTTATACCAATTAGCTTACACCCTTTTTACTTCAGGAAAGGGGAAAGAGGCTGTGCCTTACCTGGAAAAGGTAATAAGGTTGGACCCGGACTCGCCGGGCGCTTACGACATGCTTGGCAGTATATATGATGATGATAACCAAACCGAAAAGGCGCTTGATTATTATATGAAGGGTATTAAGGTTGCACCTAACTACCAGCGGTTGTATTATAATTTAGCGATCATGCAATACCGACAAGGTAAGTATCCGGAAGCCGAGGCCAGCATAATTAACGCTATAAAGCTCGATCCCCGCCATGCCAGCAGCCAAAGGGTGTATGCATTAGTTGCCAAACAGCAAAACAAACTGGGTAACTCTTTATTAAGCTGGTGCAGCTTTTTGCTGATTGAACCGCAAACCAAGCGCTCGGCAGAAGCGATGGCTTATATAAAGGCTATTATTAATTATGCCATCAAAAGAAACACAGATAAAAATATTACGGTTACCCTGAACCAAAATAATACGAACCCGGTAGGTTTGATGATGCCACTTGCTGTTATTAATGCTACCGCCGGTAAAACCAATCTATCGCCGGTTGACTCGTTAACATTACAGTTAAGTTCCCTTTTCCAGGTTGCACCTAGCATTATCAGCGATAAAGACCAGCCATTTGCATCTAAATTTCTCGCGGGTTATTTCGAAGCGCTGGGCAAATCGGGCAATATGCCTGCGTTTGTAAGGTTTTTGAGCATAAGTGCTTATCCCGATGAAAATAAAAAATGGATTACTGAACATGATAAAGAATTTACAGCGTTAAGTAACTGGGCGACATCAACAAAACGGGAGTTTTAA
- a CDS encoding tetratricopeptide repeat protein — protein sequence MLKNICKTWSILFAVAISLHASAQDVTALVKQGRELTSQKHYPEAIEKYKSALLVEPENTQANYQLAFTLFASGKGPEGLPYLDKVINGNASAALKAASYSLMGSVYGNGKQLPKAIEAYKNGIKADSTNQRIYYNLGIVQYRSKLYEDAEQTFVNAVKLDSADAGSMRMYALTTFHENKRADAILGFCRFLQLEPNTARSKEAFGNLQNILQRGTLPAEPGYQPAPATKAEAMAQNKTINKVLAGFMTRKYASATALLTAQLKDLFTAFGTQPKPYWLAGYFYKLSQATDLETFVKLISQSSISEKL from the coding sequence ATGCTAAAGAATATCTGTAAAACCTGGTCCATTTTATTTGCCGTCGCGATAAGTTTACATGCATCGGCGCAGGATGTAACCGCTTTAGTTAAGCAAGGCCGGGAATTAACCAGTCAGAAACATTACCCGGAGGCTATTGAAAAGTACAAAAGCGCTTTATTGGTCGAGCCCGAAAATACACAGGCAAACTACCAGTTGGCCTTTACACTTTTTGCAAGCGGCAAAGGCCCCGAAGGATTGCCTTACCTGGATAAGGTAATAAACGGTAACGCGAGCGCCGCGCTTAAAGCGGCATCATACAGCTTAATGGGGAGCGTTTATGGCAACGGCAAACAGCTGCCCAAAGCTATTGAAGCATACAAGAATGGCATAAAGGCAGATAGCACCAATCAGCGGATCTATTACAACCTGGGTATTGTGCAATACCGCAGCAAGTTATACGAGGACGCGGAGCAAACTTTTGTTAATGCTGTAAAGCTGGATTCGGCGGATGCGGGCAGTATGCGGATGTACGCACTTACTACTTTTCATGAAAACAAACGCGCCGATGCGATATTAGGCTTTTGCCGGTTTTTACAACTTGAACCAAACACCGCCAGGAGCAAGGAAGCGTTTGGCAACCTGCAAAATATATTACAGCGCGGTACCCTTCCTGCCGAGCCCGGCTACCAGCCCGCACCGGCCACCAAAGCCGAAGCAATGGCGCAAAATAAAACGATCAACAAAGTGCTGGCGGGTTTTATGACACGCAAGTACGCTTCGGCAACCGCTTTGCTTACGGCGCAGCTAAAAGATTTGTTTACCGCCTTTGGCACCCAGCCCAAGCCATACTGGTTGGCAGGATACTTTTATAAGTTATCGCAGGCAACTGATCTTGAAACATTTGTAAAGTTGATAAGCCAAAGCAGTATATCCGAAAAACTATAA
- the fumC gene encoding class II fumarate hydratase has protein sequence MSFRTEHDTMGAVQVPADKYWGAQTERSRNNFKIGPEASMPKEIIEAFAYLKKAAAYTNTDLGVLPADKRDLIAQVCDEILAGKLAGEFPLVIWQTGSGTQSNMNVNEVVANRAHVLQGNQLGEGKTFIHPNDDVNKSQSSNDTYPTAMHIAAYKILIDVTIPGIEKLRDTLQAKSDAFKSVVKIGRTHLMDATPLTLGQEFSGYVSQLNHGLKALRNTLDHLSELALGGTAVGTGINTPKGYDVKVAEYIAKFTNLPFITAENKFEALAAHDAIVESHGALKQIAVSLMKIANDIRMLASGPRSGIGEIHIPDNEPGSSIMPGKVNPTQNEAVTMVAAQVMGNDVAISIGGSNGHYELNVFKPVMAANFLQSARLIGDACVSFNDHCAVGIEPNYDGIKKHLENSLMLVTALNPHIGYENAAKIAKTALKENKSLREAAVGLGYLTNEQFDEWVRPEDMIGSLK, from the coding sequence ATGAGTTTCAGAACCGAACACGATACCATGGGCGCGGTACAGGTGCCCGCCGACAAATACTGGGGCGCGCAAACCGAACGCTCGCGCAATAACTTTAAAATTGGCCCCGAGGCAAGCATGCCAAAGGAAATTATAGAAGCCTTTGCTTACCTTAAAAAAGCGGCGGCTTACACCAACACCGACCTGGGCGTATTGCCTGCCGATAAGCGCGACCTGATAGCACAGGTTTGCGATGAGATTTTGGCTGGCAAACTGGCCGGTGAGTTTCCGCTGGTGATATGGCAAACCGGTTCGGGCACGCAATCAAACATGAACGTGAACGAGGTGGTTGCAAACCGAGCGCACGTTTTACAGGGCAACCAATTGGGCGAGGGTAAAACCTTTATCCACCCTAATGATGATGTTAACAAATCGCAGTCATCAAACGATACGTACCCAACGGCCATGCACATTGCGGCCTACAAAATTTTGATAGATGTAACCATCCCGGGTATCGAAAAACTACGCGATACCTTGCAGGCGAAATCTGACGCGTTTAAAAGCGTGGTAAAAATTGGCCGTACCCACCTGATGGATGCTACGCCGCTTACCTTAGGCCAGGAGTTCTCGGGTTATGTATCGCAGTTAAACCACGGCCTTAAAGCCTTGCGTAATACTTTAGACCACCTGAGCGAGCTTGCCCTTGGCGGCACCGCCGTAGGTACCGGCATCAACACACCAAAAGGTTATGATGTTAAGGTTGCCGAATACATCGCCAAATTCACCAACCTGCCATTCATCACTGCCGAAAATAAGTTTGAGGCACTGGCCGCGCATGATGCTATTGTTGAAAGCCACGGCGCGTTAAAGCAGATTGCTGTTTCGTTAATGAAGATAGCTAATGATATCCGCATGCTGGCCTCGGGCCCGCGTTCGGGTATCGGCGAGATACATATACCGGATAACGAGCCGGGCTCGTCTATTATGCCGGGCAAAGTGAACCCTACCCAGAACGAGGCGGTTACCATGGTTGCCGCGCAGGTAATGGGTAACGATGTTGCCATCAGCATTGGCGGGTCAAACGGGCATTACGAGCTAAACGTGTTTAAACCCGTTATGGCGGCTAACTTTCTGCAGTCGGCAAGGCTGATAGGTGACGCATGCGTATCGTTTAACGATCATTGCGCCGTAGGTATAGAGCCCAACTACGACGGTATCAAAAAGCACCTGGAAAATTCCCTGATGCTTGTTACCGCGCTTAACCCGCATATAGGTTACGAAAACGCGGCAAAAATTGCCAAAACAGCGTTAAAGGAAAATAAATCGCTTCGCGAAGCGGCGGTTGGCTTAGGTTACCTGACCAACGAGCAATTTGACGAATGGGTACGCCCCGAAGATATGATAGGGAGCTTAAAATAA
- a CDS encoding fumarate hydratase yields MKKAFAFYLLALTYLLQTACRFNPDMQTPGEGYLQGEWQQDSVTMQKQLVTYSLYNLKFNCDSFFVSIKTFSKVNNGSDSCTKGGNWTEYAKGVYEQRNDTLHVRGLFCNANYTYKDPGGCLRSGVYEERFKITKKGDSVLQFSPTSNVISFNTRLIERSSCNPKPL; encoded by the coding sequence ATGAAAAAAGCTTTCGCCTTTTATCTTTTAGCTTTAACCTATTTGCTGCAAACCGCCTGCAGGTTCAATCCTGATATGCAAACACCGGGCGAGGGCTACCTGCAGGGCGAGTGGCAGCAGGATAGTGTAACCATGCAAAAGCAACTGGTAACTTATTCGTTATATAACCTTAAGTTTAACTGCGATTCGTTTTTTGTGAGCATTAAAACATTCAGCAAGGTGAACAACGGCTCTGATAGCTGCACAAAAGGCGGCAATTGGACAGAGTACGCCAAAGGGGTATACGAGCAGCGCAACGATACCCTGCATGTGCGCGGCTTGTTTTGTAATGCAAATTATACCTATAAAGATCCCGGCGGCTGTTTAAGGTCGGGGGTGTACGAGGAGCGTTTCAAAATAACAAAAAAAGGCGATTCGGTGCTGCAGTTTTCGCCAACATCGAACGTTATATCGTTTAATACGCGTTTAATAGAAAGAAGTAGCTGTAATCCAAAACCATTATAG
- a CDS encoding S1/P1 nuclease encodes MNITLVKKIFVGIAIMYMPVQAMAWGTNGHRISGQIADSYLTPKARAAIKAILGNESIAMASNWADFIKSDPQYKYLSSWHYVDFDKEYNYPEMQAFLKQDTATDAYTKLNFLIGELKRKNITKSNKVLALRMLIHIVEDIHQPMHTAHTADKGGNDIKVTWFNNPTNLHSIWDSQLIDFQQLSYTEYVSWINHTTTAQRLQWQKAPISQWLFESSQIAGKIYAGTKDGDKINVYKYNFDYIDTLNNQLLKGGVRLAGLLNQLFGA; translated from the coding sequence ATGAACATTACGTTAGTAAAAAAAATATTTGTAGGTATCGCCATCATGTACATGCCGGTACAAGCCATGGCCTGGGGCACCAATGGGCACCGTATTAGCGGGCAAATTGCCGATAGCTACCTAACCCCTAAAGCAAGGGCGGCAATTAAGGCCATTTTGGGTAACGAATCGATAGCCATGGCCAGCAACTGGGCCGACTTCATTAAGTCTGACCCGCAATACAAGTACCTTTCATCGTGGCATTATGTAGACTTTGACAAAGAGTACAACTATCCCGAGATGCAGGCTTTTTTGAAGCAGGATACCGCCACCGATGCTTACACCAAATTAAACTTTTTAATAGGCGAGCTAAAACGGAAGAACATCACTAAAAGCAATAAAGTACTTGCCCTGCGCATGCTGATACACATTGTGGAAGATATACACCAGCCTATGCATACGGCGCATACAGCCGATAAGGGCGGTAACGATATAAAAGTAACGTGGTTTAACAACCCAACCAACCTGCACTCGATCTGGGATAGCCAGCTGATAGATTTTCAACAGTTGAGCTACACGGAATATGTTAGCTGGATAAACCATACCACAACCGCGCAGCGCTTGCAGTGGCAAAAAGCGCCCATTAGCCAGTGGCTGTTCGAGTCGAGCCAGATTGCCGGCAAAATTTACGCCGGCACAAAAGATGGCGACAAGATCAATGTATATAAATACAATTTCGATTATATTGATACATTGAACAACCAGCTGCTGAAAGGCGGCGTTAGGTTAGCCGGGTTATTGAATCAGCTATTTGGAGCGTAG
- a CDS encoding DUF3347 domain-containing protein yields the protein MKKTFLSILLVLSIIVAKAQNTGIDKLTSSYMGVKNALVGSNAQLVKTRSAELLAALSAPVKGLQPAQQKLMTTYLEKLKFDSRHMSENGALDHQREHFENLSKNMYALLSGLKLNSTTIYQQYCPMKKAAWLSETEEIRNPYYGDDMLECGKVTATLKGQ from the coding sequence ATGAAAAAGACATTTTTAAGCATCTTACTTGTGCTGTCCATCATCGTGGCAAAAGCACAAAACACGGGTATCGATAAATTAACGTCATCGTACATGGGTGTAAAGAACGCGCTGGTGGGCAGCAATGCTCAACTCGTGAAAACACGCTCGGCCGAATTGCTTGCCGCCCTTTCTGCACCGGTTAAAGGCTTGCAGCCCGCCCAACAGAAACTAATGACCACTTACCTGGAGAAGCTGAAATTTGATAGCCGCCACATGAGTGAAAATGGTGCTTTAGATCACCAGCGCGAACATTTCGAAAACCTGTCTAAAAACATGTACGCCTTACTATCGGGCTTAAAGCTGAATAGTACCACTATTTACCAGCAATATTGCCCTATGAAAAAAGCCGCATGGTTAAGCGAAACTGAAGAGATACGCAATCCGTACTATGGCGATGATATGCTGGAATGTGGTAAGGTAACCGCTACTTTAAAAGGGCAATAG
- a CDS encoding heavy-metal-associated domain-containing protein — protein sequence MKTFKISIVLFIATITAAKAQFTKAELQVSGLTCSLCARTTEKSLKALPFVSEIKPDLIRNVYFITFKNDVPVDFEQISKKVRSSGFSVNYLKTTFNFDKTTVADNAFTYGANNYKLLNADKPLTGPVVLTIVDQGFAPKSITKKHLGKNPEEVPTATGRTYHLAI from the coding sequence ATGAAGACGTTTAAAATATCTATAGTACTTTTTATAGCAACCATCACGGCTGCTAAAGCTCAGTTCACCAAAGCCGAATTACAAGTTAGCGGTTTAACCTGCTCGCTTTGCGCTCGCACTACCGAAAAATCATTAAAGGCACTACCTTTTGTAAGCGAGATTAAACCCGACCTGATTCGCAACGTTTACTTTATCACCTTTAAAAATGATGTGCCGGTAGATTTTGAGCAGATCAGCAAAAAGGTCAGAAGTTCGGGCTTTTCGGTAAATTATTTAAAAACCACTTTTAATTTTGATAAAACCACGGTTGCCGATAACGCGTTTACCTACGGGGCCAATAATTATAAGCTTTTAAACGCCGACAAGCCGCTTACAGGTCCGGTAGTTTTAACTATTGTCGATCAGGGTTTCGCGCCAAAATCCATTACCAAAAAGCACCTGGGTAAAAATCCCGAAGAAGTGCCAACCGCTACCGGCCGCACCTATCATTTAGCTATATAA
- a CDS encoding FAD-dependent oxidoreductase produces MYKKLLLLLLFFKCFAGFAETIRTDVLVVGGGASGVAAAIQSARSKIKTILIEPGPWLGGSMTSGGMCILEGNRTLASGIYAEFKNHIRELYKPRLGYDTTTNAPLVFEPYTGAAILKRITDTVKNLTVKMNTPFTAVKKDGTGWEITIMQSGKAVTIKAKLVVDATELGDVAAAAGVLLTAGFDSRTDTKEELAPQNATNQIQDISYLAILKDYGRGIDRTIPQPAGYDATQYACLNNADIKKMLASAKLPNDKYLINWSDCANQYPITSDDLNPENREATFKKAKLRTLGLIYYLQTRLGFKNLGLTDDFKTTDHLPYLPLIRENRRAAGMVRMVLDDIYTPYTRGSQLYRTSIAVGDALPGQHYSIPGAPHINYPPFPAYSIPLGAVVVKEQENLLVTEKAMSVTHLVNSSISYPSVQMTLGQGVGATAAYCIFFETTTKNLKPRIIQGEILDFKGMLMPFADIKTTDRDYRAIQQIGATGLLQGIQKPNGNSARVLFMPDSVVHTAEIKPFLNEIYSRAFLWFNKEKPGELFTIGNLLSYISEMTLRDPKNLQDGIQKTWKTYYKFTTGFDATRPVTRREFAVLANRFFNPFARKVDMSGKFIN; encoded by the coding sequence ATGTATAAAAAATTACTCCTGTTATTACTGTTCTTTAAATGTTTTGCCGGCTTTGCCGAAACTATACGTACCGATGTATTAGTTGTAGGTGGCGGTGCAAGCGGCGTGGCGGCAGCCATCCAAAGTGCCCGCAGCAAAATCAAGACGATACTGATTGAACCGGGCCCCTGGCTTGGCGGCAGCATGACCAGCGGCGGGATGTGTATACTGGAAGGTAACCGCACCTTAGCATCGGGAATCTACGCTGAATTTAAAAATCATATACGCGAATTGTATAAGCCACGCCTGGGGTACGATACCACCACAAACGCCCCGCTGGTATTTGAACCCTACACCGGCGCGGCGATACTTAAACGCATAACCGATACGGTTAAAAACCTCACCGTTAAGATGAACACACCTTTTACAGCTGTAAAAAAAGATGGCACAGGTTGGGAGATCACCATTATGCAGAGCGGCAAGGCGGTTACCATAAAAGCTAAACTGGTGGTTGATGCTACCGAACTGGGCGATGTAGCCGCAGCTGCTGGCGTATTACTAACAGCGGGGTTTGACAGCCGTACCGATACAAAAGAGGAACTGGCACCCCAAAATGCCACCAACCAGATACAGGATATCAGTTATCTGGCAATTTTAAAAGATTATGGCCGTGGTATTGATCGTACCATCCCCCAACCTGCGGGCTATGATGCTACGCAATACGCTTGCCTAAACAACGCGGATATCAAAAAAATGCTGGCATCGGCCAAGTTGCCAAATGATAAATATCTGATCAATTGGAGCGACTGCGCAAATCAATACCCTATAACCAGCGACGACCTGAATCCGGAAAACCGCGAGGCCACATTCAAAAAGGCAAAACTGCGCACACTGGGGCTTATTTACTACCTGCAAACCCGCCTTGGTTTTAAAAACCTTGGCCTTACTGATGATTTTAAAACAACCGACCATCTCCCCTATTTGCCGTTGATCCGCGAGAACCGCCGGGCAGCTGGGATGGTGCGTATGGTGCTTGACGACATTTATACACCCTATACCCGCGGCTCGCAGCTATACCGCACCAGTATTGCCGTGGGCGATGCCTTGCCGGGGCAACATTACAGTATACCGGGTGCGCCTCACATCAATTACCCGCCGTTCCCTGCTTATTCTATCCCGCTTGGCGCGGTGGTTGTTAAAGAACAGGAGAATTTACTGGTTACAGAAAAGGCCATGTCAGTTACGCACTTGGTAAATAGCAGTATCAGTTACCCGTCCGTACAGATGACGCTTGGGCAGGGCGTTGGCGCCACCGCGGCCTACTGCATATTTTTTGAAACCACTACCAAAAATTTAAAACCACGCATCATTCAGGGCGAGATACTTGACTTTAAAGGTATGCTGATGCCCTTTGCCGACATTAAAACCACCGACCGCGATTACCGCGCCATACAGCAGATAGGCGCCACCGGTTTACTGCAAGGCATACAAAAACCAAATGGCAACAGCGCGCGGGTATTGTTCATGCCCGACAGCGTTGTACATACAGCCGAAATAAAACCCTTTTTAAACGAGATATACTCGCGGGCATTTTTATGGTTTAATAAGGAGAAGCCGGGCGAACTGTTTACTATAGGTAACCTGCTATCGTACATCAGCGAAATGACCCTGCGCGACCCGAAAAACCTGCAGGACGGCATCCAGAAAACCTGGAAAACTTATTACAAATTTACCACCGGCTTTGACGCTACTCGCCCGGTCACCCGCCGCGAATTTGCCGTGCTGGCCAACCGCTTTTTTAACCCCTTTGCACGAAAAGTGGATATGAGCGGAAAGTTTATTAATTAA
- a CDS encoding YfiT family bacillithiol transferase, with protein MTDEQMRYPIGKFVAPVSYTDDAMRRWIHDIATLPGRVREAIIGLNYNQLDTQYRAGGWTLRQVVHHLADSHMNSLCRFKLALTEDTPTIKPYDETGWALQPDYRLPVEPSLKMLDGIHQHMVALFESFTEDQWNRTFIHPESGSVTPLKKNLALYAWHGNHHLAHLTETVKKFK; from the coding sequence ATGACAGACGAGCAAATGCGTTACCCGATAGGGAAGTTTGTGGCGCCGGTATCATACACAGACGATGCCATGCGCCGCTGGATACATGATATCGCAACATTGCCAGGCCGCGTACGCGAAGCCATTATAGGGCTTAATTATAACCAGCTTGACACCCAATACCGTGCCGGCGGCTGGACGTTGCGGCAAGTAGTACACCACCTGGCTGATAGCCACATGAACTCGTTATGCCGCTTTAAGCTGGCCCTTACCGAAGATACCCCAACCATTAAGCCTTATGACGAAACAGGCTGGGCCCTGCAGCCCGATTACCGCCTGCCGGTAGAGCCATCGCTAAAAATGCTCGACGGTATTCATCAGCATATGGTGGCCCTTTTTGAGAGTTTTACCGAAGATCAATGGAACCGCACATTTATACACCCCGAGTCGGGCAGTGTTACGCCGCTAAAGAAGAATCTTGCGTTGTATGCGTGGCATGGTAATCACCATTTAGCGCATTTAACCGAAACGGTTAAGAAGTTTAAGTAA
- a CDS encoding tRNA-binding protein has translation METISWNDFEKVELRAGTILEVTDFPEARKPAYKLKVDFGPLGIKQSSAQITKHYTKEELPGRQILGVINFPKKQIANFMSEFLVTGLADENGDIVLTAIDKPVPNGSKLI, from the coding sequence ATGGAAACCATATCCTGGAACGATTTTGAAAAAGTGGAACTGCGTGCCGGAACTATACTTGAGGTAACCGATTTCCCCGAGGCCCGTAAACCTGCGTATAAACTTAAGGTTGATTTTGGGCCGCTGGGCATTAAACAAAGCAGCGCGCAGATCACCAAACATTACACAAAAGAGGAGTTGCCGGGCAGGCAGATACTGGGGGTAATTAATTTCCCCAAAAAACAGATAGCCAATTTTATGTCGGAGTTTTTGGTTACCGGCCTGGCCGATGAAAACGGCGATATTGTGCTAACTGCAATAGATAAACCTGTGCCCAATGGCAGCAAGCTGATATGA
- a CDS encoding SdpI family protein — MIFVNWIIGPHLIGLIFILAGMIQKRYPPKEINSLYGYRTALSMKNQQNWDEGNRYSTALIIKCGWALVVAGLVITGLLNMVLLSAQITALIKVGLMLAGAFVTVIILFRATEKHLKNKFEQNT; from the coding sequence ATGATATTTGTAAACTGGATAATAGGCCCGCACCTGATAGGTTTGATATTTATATTGGCAGGTATGATACAAAAGCGTTATCCGCCTAAAGAAATAAATAGCCTTTATGGTTACCGCACTGCCCTGTCTATGAAAAATCAGCAAAATTGGGATGAGGGTAACCGTTATTCCACCGCGCTGATCATTAAATGCGGTTGGGCGCTGGTAGTAGCCGGGCTTGTTATAACAGGGTTATTAAACATGGTATTGTTAAGCGCCCAAATAACAGCGCTTATAAAAGTCGGTTTGATGCTGGCAGGTGCTTTTGTTACGGTCATCATACTTTTCAGGGCTACCGAAAAACATTTAAAGAACAAATTTGAACAAAACACCTGA